The sequence CATCCAGATGAAGGCGTTCTACTTCGACGGTGAGAACGGCGAGAACGTCCGCGAGGAGGAGATTCCCGCCGAGCTGCTCGACGAGGCCAAGACGCGCCGCCAGCAGATGATCGAGCTCGTGGCCGAGGTCGACGACACGCTGGGCGAGCTGTTCCTGTCCGACGCCGCCATCTCCAACGACGCCATCGTCGCCGCCGTCCGCCGGGCCACCATCGCCCTGAAGATGACGCCGGTCATGTGCGGCTCCGCCTACAAGAACAAGGGCGTGCAGCTGCTCCTCAACGCCGTGTGCAGCTTCCTGCCGAACCCCAAGGAGGCGGTGAACGAGGCGCTGGACCAGAAGAACAACGAGGCGAAGGTCGTCCTCGAGTCCGACCCGAACAAGCCCTTCGTGGGCCTGGCGTTCAAGCTGGAAGACGGCCGCTACGGCCAGCTCACCTACATGCGCGTCTACCAGGGCCGCGTGGCGAAGGGTGACTTCATCGTCAACCAGGTGAACCAGAAGAAGGTCAAGGTTCCGCGCATCGTCCGCATGCACGCCAGCGAGATGCACGACATCGGCGACGCGACGGCCGGCGACATCGTCGCGCTGTTCGGCGTCGAGTGCGCCTCCGGCGACACGTTCACCGACGGCACCGTGAACTACACGATGACGTCCATGCACGTGCCGGACGCGGTGATTTCGCTCGCCGTGTCCCCCAAGGACCGTGGCGCGCTGGCCAACTTCTCCAAGGCGCTCAACCGGTTCACCAAGGAGGACCCGACCTTCCGCGTCCGCCGTGACGAGGAGTCCGGTCAGACCATCATCTCCGGCATGGGCGAGCTCCACCTGGAGATCTACATCGAGCGCATGAAGCGCGAGTACAACTGCGAGGTCCAGGCCGGCAAGCCGCAGGTGGCGTACCGCGAGACCATCAGCCAGAAGGGCGAGTTCGCCTACACGCACAAGAAGCAGACCGGTGGTTCCGGTCAGTTCGCGCGCGTGTGCGGCTACCTCGAGCCGCTGCCCTCGGACGCGGTGCAGCAGTACGAGTTCGTGGATGACATCGTCGGCGGCTCCATCCCCCGCGAGTTCATCCCGGCCTGCGACAAGGGCTTCCAGGAGGCCGTGAAGAAGGGCAGCCTCATCGGCTTCCCCGTGGTGGGTGTGCGCGTGGTCATCAACGACGGCGCCTTCCACGCGGTGGACTCGTCCGAAATGGCGTTCAAGACGGCCGCCATCATGGGCTTCCGCGAGGGCTACGCCGCCGCCAAGCCCATCATCCTCGAGCCGATGATGAAGGTGGAGGTCCAGGCTCCCGAGGACTTCCAGGGCTCCGTCGTGGGTCAGCTGAACCAGCGCCGTGGCACCATCCTCTCCACGGAGACCGCCGAGGGCTACGTGACGGCGGTGGCCGAGGTGCCGCTGAACACGATGTTCGGCTACTCCACGGACCTGCGCTCCGCCACCCAGGGCAAGGGCGAGTTCACGATGGAGTTCTCCAAGTACTCGCCGGTGCCGCGCAACGAGTCCGAGGCGCTGATGGCCGCGTACAAGGAGAAGCTGGCGCAGGAGCAGGCGGCCCGCAAGTAGTCCACACCTCCGCCGCACTCTGGCGGTAAGGAAGGCGCTCCTCATCAGTGAGGGGCGCCTTTCGCCTTTTCAGGAGTCCGCACCGTGACGCTGCTTCGAGCCGCCAACGTCCAGCTCAGCTTCGGAAGCCGCACCGTCTTCCAGGGCCTCACCTTCACCATCGAAGAGGGCGAGCGCGTGGGCCTGGTGGGCGTGAATGGCTCCGGCAAGTCGTCGCTGATGAAGATTCTCGCCGGCGCGGCGAAGGCGGACACGGGCGAGCTGCAGCTGCGCCGAGGCGCCCGCGTCACCTACCTGCCCCAGGAGCCGGAGTTCCCCGAGGGCGCCACCGTGGCGTCCGAGCTGTCCGTGTCCCAGGCCCCGCTGAAGGAGGCCCTGGCCGCCCAATCCGAGCTGGCGAAGCGGCTGGAGTCCGCGCCCGCGGAAGGCCACGACAAGCTCCTGGAGCAGATGGCCGCGCTCAGCGACCGGATTGAGCAGATGGGCGGCTGGGACACCGAGCACCACGCCAAGACGCTGCTGGACCGGCTGGGCGTGAAGGACTGGGACCGGCCGGTGGCGCAGCTGTCCGGCGGCCTGCGCAAGCGCGTGGCCATTGCCCGGGCGCTGCTGACGCGGCCGGACCTGCTGCTCCTGGACGAGCCCACCAACCACCTGGACGCGGACACGGTGGACTGGCTGGAGGAGGAGCTGGACAAGCTGCCGGGCGCGCTGCTGCTCGTCACGCACGACCGCTACTTCCTGGACGGGCTGGTGGACCGCATCGTCGAAATCCAGCCCGGCGAGGGCGTGACGTCCTACCCCGGCAACTACCAGGCCTACCTGGAGCAGAAGCTGGTGGCGCAGGAGAACGCCGAAATCGCCCAGCACAAGCGCGAGCGGTGGATTGCGCAGGAAGTGGCGTGGCTGCGCCGCGGGCCCGAGGCGCGCCGCACCAAGAGCAAGGCGCGAATCGATCGGGCGCAGAAGCTGATGGCGGAGAAGGGCTTCCAGCGGCCCAAGGTGGCGGACCTGCGCGTGGCGGCGGCGCCCCGGCTGGGCCACACCGTCATCGAGGCGGAGGGTCTCCAGAAGTCCTTCGGCGAGCGGAAGGTGCTCAGCAACGTGGACTTCCGCCTCCAGCGCGGCGAGCGCGTGGGCCTCGTGGGGCCCAACGGCGTGGGCAAGACGACGTTCCTGCGAGTGCTGCTCGGAGAGACTCCGCCGGATGGCGGCAAGCTCGTCATCGGGAAGAACACCAAGGTCGCGTACTACGACCAGCAGCGCGCGCAGTTGGACTTGGAGGCCACGGTGTATGAGTCGGCCTCGCAGGGTGAGGACTGGGTCATCCTGGGCGACCAGAAGGTGGCGCTGCGCGACTACCTGGATGACTTGCTCTTCCCGGTGCCCATGCAGCGCATGAAGGTGAAGGCGCTGTCCGGCGGCGAGCGCAACCGGTTGCTCCTGGCGCGCCTGTTCCTGGAGGGCGCCAACGTGCTGGTGCTGGACGAGCCGACGAACGACCTCGACATCGTCACGCTCAACATCCTGGAGCGGCTGCTGCTGGACTTCGGCGGCAGCACGCTGCTGGTGACGCACGACCGGTACTTCCTGGACAAGGTGGCCACCAGCATCCTCACCTTCGAGGGCGAGGGCCGCGTCACCCGGTACGAGGGCAACTACGCCATGTACCGGCGGCTGAAGGAGCAGGCGGACGCGCAGGCCGCCGCCGTGAAGCCCGCACCCAAGAAGGAGGAGCCGCTCCCGCCCCCTCCCGCGTCCAAGGCGGCGCGCAAGCCGGGGAAGCTCTCGTACAAGGAGCAGCGCGAGCTGGACGGCATGGAGGCCGCGATTGAAGCGGCAGAGACGAAGAAGGCCGCGCTGGAGGCGCAGCTCGCCGACCCGGCCGTGTACAGCAACGGCCCCAAGGTGGCCGAGATGAACAAGGAATTGGAGACCACCGCCGCCGAGGTGGACCGGCTCTACGCGCGCTGGCAGGAATTGCAGGACATGGCTGCCGGCGGCGCGGCGTAGTCACGCCGGGCAGTCCCAGGTTGTAGATGCAACCTGAGTACGTCTCGACACCAGGGCTATTTGCGCGACTGGAATTGCGCGGTCTGCTGGATTCCCATCCAATCCGGCTGCTCCTGACCGGAGCATTCGTCCCCCAACGGAGACTGCCCAATGACTTCATTGCTGTGTCCAACCCTGCCCAGGGTCCTGGCCTCTCTCTGCCTGCTCATGGCGGCGGGCTGTGAAAAGGACGCGGGAGCCCCCACCGAAACGCAGCCCCTTCGCAGCAGCCGTGGCGCCGTGAGCGAGGACACGCCCGAGACGCTTCCGGAGGCGTTCCTCCAGGACGTCGCCAATGAGCTTCCGGAGAACCAGTCCGTCCCCGTGCATCACCCGGACTTCGTGGCCTCCACCTTCGACCCCAATGTCCTGGTGACCGCGACGTCCGATGTCTGGGTCACCTTCGTCTCCGAGGGCGCCACCTTCCTGAACAGCCTGGGCTACTTCACGTACCCGGATGGCAGTCCGCCGAGCAGTGCCTCCGCCCTCGAGAAGCACGTCATCTTCGAGAATGCCTCGGCGTGGGGCTCGGGCGGTGTGCTCCACACGGGGGACCGCATGTACCTGGGCCAGTTCCCCGCGGGGACGCGCATCGGGTTCTTCCTCGTGTCCAATGGATGGAATTGGACCGAGGTCGACTTCAGCCGCACCACCTACTACTCCCTCGACGCGCTCAATCCGGAACTGAATGAGTCGAAACGCAGACACATCATCTCCGTGTTCCACCTGGGCGAGCAGCGTCGCGTGCTGGCGTTCGAGGACTCCGACCGCATGCACGAGCAGGTGGACGACGACTTCAATGACCTCGTCTTCACCCTGAGCAGCACCCCGTCGACGGGGACGGACCCGACCGGGCCTTCCATTCCCACGAAGCCCTGCCCCGAGGCGCCCTCAGCGAACCCCCAGTCCTGCAACCAATTGCACCAGTTCTGTCCCTCGCTGGGCAGCGGCGTCTACTCCCTGAGCCCATGCGGCACCGGAGCGAGCCCGTACTACTGCGACATGACGTCGGAAGGCGGCGGCTGGACGGTGGCGGGCTGGCAACCCGCCTCGGCCAAGACAAGCCTCGGCCTCGCCAATCGCGGCACCGTGGGGAGCGACAACTGGTCCAAGAGCCTCGCCTGCGTGCAGTTCAGCCAGATTCGCGTCTTCAACCGGACGTATGACGAAGGCTTCAGCGCGACCTACCCTGCCTCGACCTGGAACTACACCAGCACCAACATGGTGATTGGCACGGCCGGCACGGCCTTCAAGCAAGGCACGTATGGGCCGGCCAGCTCGCAAATCATGATGGGCTGTGTCAACTACAGCTACAACGGCACCACCGCAGTGGCCGCGGCGTGCGACAGCGACTGGCAGGCCACGGCGCGCGGACACCTCGCGGACTATGCGGGTGAGTATTGCTCCGGAGGACGGCTCGACAACACGTGGGCCTGGAGCAACGGCACCACGTGCCGGTACCGGAGTCTCCCGTACACCTGGGGCTTCGCCATTCGCTGAGCACCTCGCTCAGTCGTACTTGAGCGCGATGATGGGGTCCACGCGCGAGGCACGCAGCGCGGGGACCCACGTCGCCACCAGCCCCACGCCCAGCAGCAACATCGGCGCGGCGGAGAAGGCCAGCGGATCCAACGCGCTCACCCCGTGCACCATGCCCTCCACCACGCGCGTCAGCCCCCACGCGCCGCCCACGCCCAACACCAGGCCCAGGCCCACCGAGCCCAGGCCCTGGACGAGTACCAGCCGCACCACTTCGCCGCGCGATGCGCCGAGCGCCAGCCGCACGCCCATCTCCCGCGTCCGCTGGCTCACCAGGTATGACAGCACGCCGTAGATGCCCACGGCCGCCAGCACCAGCGCGAGCCCCGCCATCAACCCCAGCAGCACCATGTTGAAGCGCTCCGAGCCGAGCGAGCGCTCCACGTAGTCCGCCAGCTTCAGCGTCTCCGTCACCGGCTGCTGCGGGTCCACTGCCCAGAGCTCGCGCTGCACCGCGGCCACCACCGACGCGTGCGAGCCCCGGGTGCGCACGAGGAGGTTCTGCGGCAGCATGCTCACCAGCATCCGGTTGAAGTTCGGCGTCATCTGCCCC comes from Pyxidicoccus parkwaysis and encodes:
- a CDS encoding DUF4114 domain-containing protein, which gives rise to MSEDTPETLPEAFLQDVANELPENQSVPVHHPDFVASTFDPNVLVTATSDVWVTFVSEGATFLNSLGYFTYPDGSPPSSASALEKHVIFENASAWGSGGVLHTGDRMYLGQFPAGTRIGFFLVSNGWNWTEVDFSRTTYYSLDALNPELNESKRRHIISVFHLGEQRRVLAFEDSDRMHEQVDDDFNDLVFTLSSTPSTGTDPTGPSIPTKPCPEAPSANPQSCNQLHQFCPSLGSGVYSLSPCGTGASPYYCDMTSEGGGWTVAGWQPASAKTSLGLANRGTVGSDNWSKSLACVQFSQIRVFNRTYDEGFSATYPASTWNYTSTNMVIGTAGTAFKQGTYGPASSQIMMGCVNYSYNGTTAVAAACDSDWQATARGHLADYAGEYCSGGRLDNTWAWSNGTTCRYRSLPYTWGFAIR
- the fusA gene encoding elongation factor G, giving the protein MAANAPIEKIRNIGISAHIDSGKTTLSERILFYTGKIHEIHEVRGKDGVGAVMDSMDLEREKGITIQSAATYAMWGEHNINLIDTPGHVDFTIEVERSLRVLDGAILVLCSVSGVQSQSITVDRQMKRYRVPRIAFVNKMDRAGANYDRVAAQLKEKLNHHPVKLQLPIGAEDRFKGLVDLIQMKAFYFDGENGENVREEEIPAELLDEAKTRRQQMIELVAEVDDTLGELFLSDAAISNDAIVAAVRRATIALKMTPVMCGSAYKNKGVQLLLNAVCSFLPNPKEAVNEALDQKNNEAKVVLESDPNKPFVGLAFKLEDGRYGQLTYMRVYQGRVAKGDFIVNQVNQKKVKVPRIVRMHASEMHDIGDATAGDIVALFGVECASGDTFTDGTVNYTMTSMHVPDAVISLAVSPKDRGALANFSKALNRFTKEDPTFRVRRDEESGQTIISGMGELHLEIYIERMKREYNCEVQAGKPQVAYRETISQKGEFAYTHKKQTGGSGQFARVCGYLEPLPSDAVQQYEFVDDIVGGSIPREFIPACDKGFQEAVKKGSLIGFPVVGVRVVINDGAFHAVDSSEMAFKTAAIMGFREGYAAAKPIILEPMMKVEVQAPEDFQGSVVGQLNQRRGTILSTETAEGYVTAVAEVPLNTMFGYSTDLRSATQGKGEFTMEFSKYSPVPRNESEALMAAYKEKLAQEQAARK
- a CDS encoding ABC-F family ATP-binding cassette domain-containing protein; this translates as MTLLRAANVQLSFGSRTVFQGLTFTIEEGERVGLVGVNGSGKSSLMKILAGAAKADTGELQLRRGARVTYLPQEPEFPEGATVASELSVSQAPLKEALAAQSELAKRLESAPAEGHDKLLEQMAALSDRIEQMGGWDTEHHAKTLLDRLGVKDWDRPVAQLSGGLRKRVAIARALLTRPDLLLLDEPTNHLDADTVDWLEEELDKLPGALLLVTHDRYFLDGLVDRIVEIQPGEGVTSYPGNYQAYLEQKLVAQENAEIAQHKRERWIAQEVAWLRRGPEARRTKSKARIDRAQKLMAEKGFQRPKVADLRVAAAPRLGHTVIEAEGLQKSFGERKVLSNVDFRLQRGERVGLVGPNGVGKTTFLRVLLGETPPDGGKLVIGKNTKVAYYDQQRAQLDLEATVYESASQGEDWVILGDQKVALRDYLDDLLFPVPMQRMKVKALSGGERNRLLLARLFLEGANVLVLDEPTNDLDIVTLNILERLLLDFGGSTLLVTHDRYFLDKVATSILTFEGEGRVTRYEGNYAMYRRLKEQADAQAAAVKPAPKKEEPLPPPPASKAARKPGKLSYKEQRELDGMEAAIEAAETKKAALEAQLADPAVYSNGPKVAEMNKELETTAAEVDRLYARWQELQDMAAGGAA